The nucleotide sequence ATCTTTATCCcgtaaaatatttgtattccttAAAAACATTCCagacaaaattcaatcttcacAGAGATTAATTTATTTCAGTGACGTTTCCACATAAACAACGAAATAAAGATTTACACTGAAGAAGAGAGGTTCTGTTTGATTCGGGTCAGATGTCTGATCTCATCTGTAACGACACCAAACAAGGATCAAACTGTTCTTCAGATACTTTCACAACTGTCCCACTCAACCGTGTcgtacttttcttttcatttcacgCAGTCagaccgaggcccaacagttaATTCTGTCATGAGACTATGAGGAGGCAGCGGGTGGTGTGTCGGGAGCTGCCGCCTGCTCTTCTTTCAGTCTGCGTTTCATcagtttccttttcttcttctcttctttttctatcTCAGCAACCATTTCCAAGAACTTGGGGCTGCGGGGGTCCAGCGCGTAGCCAAAGCGCTCTCTGGCCTGAGCCAGCAACTTTCCGCGGCGTTCTTTCTcgtccttcagcctctgtttggTTTCACGCTTCTCCCGACGCCAGTCTGCGATCATCTTGGGCATTTTGGCCAAGTTTGCTGCAATGATTTTCTCTCTGCGATGGAAACAGAAAAGATTGGATTAGTTTCTGAGTGAAATGTTTCAACAGCAATTGGACGGATCATCGTGTTTTGGTTCAGACACTGATTTTCCAACTCAGGAGGAATTTTAATAACTTTTCATCTCGTGCCACCATATGGTCAAAATTTGTCTAAAACGTTTAATGTCATATTAGATGTTTGAGTTTATTTGGACAAAGGACATTTatcattttctacttttaactTTATTAATCTTAAGACACAAAAAGTAGCAGTGAAATGAGAAATATGCTATCATAGATATTAAAGAATGGATTTTACCATAGTTTTCTCCCAGAcaaccgacacacacacaatcacacacacacctaaataTATTGCTTTAATTAATGTCACACGTTCATTAGTTTGAGTTGTTGTCGTGTTGTAGAAGATATCAGCCGTTTCAACATTTTGATGAAGCCTTTGATTAAAGATTCTTCTTCTAATGACCAGTGTTGTAATCTGTTTTAATctcatatatattatttaccttgtattttctgtttatcttatatatatattataattcatcactgtgtttaaatatagttGTTTAAGTTTGATTTTATCACAAGGACACTTCGGCCGCTCAATCACTAGACTGATCTGAGGTCAGACATTGGAGGCAGCAGGTGTACTAGCCTAGCTGTCCGATAATTGACGCACTAGCCCCGTTAGCATGCCTTACTTCGCCAGTCGTTTCTGggtctcctccttctcctccagctcgaTGCTCCTCAGCATCGCCTCCAACGGAGGCTGccactgcttctcctcctcGACGATCCCGTCCAGCTGCTCGGGGCTCGGCCACAGTGACGCGGGGTCGATGCCCGACGCGGACCCGTAGCGGCCGAACAGCTTCCCGTCGTACCGGGCCGTCTTCTGCCACTCCGGGGTCTTGTCGCTGAGCTTGTCCGGGATGTGCGGGTCGGTGAGGTTCAGCCGCAGAGGTCTGGGGTTGTAGGACGCGGTCTGCAGCAGAGACCCGCACCGACAGCCCGCAGGGTTCGGCGGAACCCCCGCGAGAGTCCGACACAACACCGCTGCCCTCCTGCACAACACGGAGGCCGCCATCTTTGTTCACCCGCCGGAAGGACCCGGGGAGGAAGTGATAGGTGTCTTCCGCTGCGCCTGTTCGGATCGGTGGCTCCTCCACGTGCTCTGGAAATGTTTGAAGCGAACTTTTGGTTCTTGAATCACTTTGGAAACAACCGAGTTAACACCGCACAGTTCATTATGAAGAGGTAAGTTCCAAAGACTTTACACAACAACAGCGTATAATTAAAAACTAAAGGAGAAACAGTTTTTAAGCAAAAACACCAAACATCcattttctacttttctctAATAAGACTTTGGAGTTTGGACTTCAGCTCTAAAGAGACAAATCATTGAAACTTGTGTCACTTGTGTCTgtggagttttcactcacacgTTTGTGATATTTCATCGACTAGTGATTAAATAAGATGAATCCTCAACGTGGTGGACAGTGACCCGAGTTCAAACCAGAGAACATGGAATTGATTTTGAATCTGGACTCAAGGTGCTCAGAGTTTGGATAAGAAGAACAAACATGACATAAATAtacacttaaaaagaaaaagtctgtttctacaattatttatttctgtatttatttatttatacacaaaTTCATTAAGTTATTTCAAcgtaaattcattcatttatttatacatttcaagttagcttatttatgtttttctacatgtgtgtttatttattcattcacatttattcattcatttatttctacatttgcttattgatttatttggggtgtttctgtgtccatatgttAATTATGTCTGCGGGCTTGTGTCAGCCTATcgtttattttatcatttattcgtgtattttattctgaaatactTACGTCATTTAGATTTTGTCTTTCATACTGGTCGACACGTTGAACTCTGTATATTTTATTCTAACTAAATGAAAGCgctctttctctgtgtgatgtgtcagtttcagacattttcaccTTATGTTACTACATAAGAATTTACTTGCACTGGTAAATGAATCACTTTCAGAGGTTCTCAGTGATTTTCAGATGAAATGTTTCTCACTGGACGTTAACTTGGACGTGGTTGAGAGCAGGTGGGTCGTCGCCAGTGGAGCCGAGACTCTTTTAACACCTTCTTTGAACAGGGACCACTGGTGCAGGGAAATAAACCTTTGAAAGAAAGGATCTTTGTTTTAACCTCCtgagctccacctcctcctttcctccttcagcagcctccaccctccctcaacttttacatttaatttcttttcaagCAGCGGACACGGGACAAATGGGGTTGCTCTGGAGTGCGGCACTTCCAGGGACAGATGTCATCGCTTTTTTGTGTCGTGGGAGCGCGCAGAGCTCTCCATCGTCATTAAAGATTTAGGGTTCCCATGGCAGGGGTAGCACCGggctggaggagggggtgggcATGACAGAGGCTTAATTTGGCTTAGGAGCGATCTGGTGCCAAGCCCGGGGCTTTACGGATCGCATCAACGTCAGTCACAGGCAAATAGGCTTGTTAGCAGTTAGACGATAAGGGGATGGTGGCAAGATGACAGGTCTATTTCTGAGTGAGTGGGAGGGACGGGTGCAGAGTTAATACGTGTGGAACTCACCTGAATTATGACTCTGTTCCTACACATGCTGTTTATTCTCATTTGTCTTGGATGTGAGGAGCAGTCGGTTCAGGCAGGTCGATCAGGAAGACGAACGCGTTGGCCTCTTGTGTCGGTCAGATGTGTAACTCCACATCTGCACTTGATGATGAACTGCAGACCCTTCAGATGAAGTAGTTTAAGGCCGGTCTGGAATTTGAACCAAAGACCACCTCAGCAGACTCGTGCACTCCAGAGCTGGTGTTGACAGCTTGAGGTTTAATACAAACATCGGTGTCTGCCAGGAACTGGGGAAATATGTTACCTTAGCACATTAAAAGAACCAGAATGACCCTCGGTACAGAGCGCACCTCCGGTTTCAGCAGTCCCCTCACGTTCTATCAAGCTGTGACAAATTGCTCACACGCGTTTATCAGTGgttgtttcatcaagatccacgaatGTTTCTCTTATAAACCTGTGAAAATGTTCCagtatgaaaaataaagatccacacccacaccaaaAACCCTCCCTGACCCACATCTGCATTCTTCCACCAGGTTTTTCTGATAAtcagtcatttgttttgttgtcatcctgataactaacaaacaaacgcagatggaAACGAACCTCCCTGGCGACGGTAACAAATACACTTCTAACATCGCCGTCCATTCACACCCATGTTCTGCCTGTTCTTTAGTTCACTTGTATGATACAGTCGAGAGTCAGAGGCTGTTTTCACACTCGTCAGGTTCAAGGTTTGTCATATTAACACATGATGCAATGAAAAGTGTTGGACGAGGACGCGTCAGCAATTAGATgtgaaacaacattttaaatcaagttaaataactcaaaatattaaaaaatctaATCTATTAACTAACTTCATGCTGTATAATTATATGTCTGTATAAGTTACTGCACATTTTTCAGAGatgagtaaacaaacaaacatctgcttCTGTGTTAAATCTCAGCGACGTCACATCCAATGGTCAAACATGAGTCATGTGGAAACAGTGAAGCGTCCAGCAGTTCCAATAATACACATAAATAACACTTTAATATTtccagattattattttttcaataagCAAGAAAGAGTTTGTGCTTTTACTACagaacttcctttttttttttctttttttttttatggaaaaaTCATATAAGTCACAGATGATGATTCACAGAGTCTCCGAACATCTGGAGGGGATCTTTAAGTGTCTCGTCCTACAATCGGCATGATGTTGgtttcagtatttttattttaggatgTTTGACTCTGTTCGATTGAAGTGTAATGTTTGTTGGTGATTTTAAACACGatgctgtgtgttgtgtcacaGGTCCACTCTCCATAACGTGCTTGACAGGAAATGAAACTCCGACTACCAACATTCTACTTCATGTACGGTGTCTTTTCACTTTATTTGGAAATATCCACTCACACCACGATGTAGTTGTTCATTTCCTCCCCTAATCTATCGGTAATTCACCTTAAATGAAAACGTCACCGCTGGCCGTCTGTGTGGGCCGTCTCATAAAACTTTAACGGCCTTCACGTCCTtataaacacatgaaaaatTCATGT is from Paralichthys olivaceus isolate ysfri-2021 chromosome 5, ASM2471397v2, whole genome shotgun sequence and encodes:
- the gadd45gip1 gene encoding large ribosomal subunit protein mL64: MAASVLCRRAAVLCRTLAGVPPNPAGCRCGSLLQTASYNPRPLRLNLTDPHIPDKLSDKTPEWQKTARYDGKLFGRYGSASGIDPASLWPSPEQLDGIVEEEKQWQPPLEAMLRSIELEEKEETQKRLAKEKIIAANLAKMPKMIADWRREKRETKQRLKDEKERRGKLLAQARERFGYALDPRSPKFLEMVAEIEKEEKKKRKLMKRRLKEEQAAAPDTPPAASS